One region of Bradyrhizobium betae genomic DNA includes:
- a CDS encoding N-acetylmuramoyl-L-alanine amidase — protein sequence MASRANQRVLLGCALLCAAALPCADSSRLKAAESQAQPSVAAVNFPVASAARLAGDGKQTRFILDIDQAVTFRAVMLADPYRVVIDVPQVNFQLPAGTGAGGRGLVKAFRYGLVMPGGSRIVFDLTGPAKIANSYVLEAANGQPARLVLELEEVDRAAFVQSLPPDSRPELRPAIADAPPATVPAASAEAAQQKADGRPIVVIDPGHGGIDNGTQSSGESEKNLVLAFGLALRDKLEKAGKYRVVMTRDDDTFIPLNDRTKVARNLKAALFVSIHADALPRAEGDAQGATIYTLSDKASDAEAQRLADAENRADAIAGFNLAEEPTDVADILIDLTQRETRTFSNRFARLLMGEMKSTVRMHKHPLKSAGFRVLKAPDVPSVLVEIGYVSNKGDLEHLVSDGWRSKAVGSMAQAIDGFLAKRLATAGPSN from the coding sequence TGGGATGCGCGCTTCTCTGCGCCGCGGCATTGCCATGTGCTGATTCTTCGCGCCTGAAGGCAGCGGAGAGTCAGGCGCAACCCTCTGTTGCGGCAGTCAATTTTCCCGTCGCCTCAGCTGCCCGGCTGGCCGGCGACGGCAAGCAGACCCGGTTCATTCTCGACATCGATCAGGCCGTCACCTTCCGCGCGGTGATGCTCGCCGACCCGTACCGGGTGGTGATCGACGTTCCCCAGGTCAATTTTCAGCTTCCCGCCGGCACCGGGGCCGGGGGGCGGGGACTGGTCAAGGCCTTCCGCTACGGGCTGGTCATGCCCGGCGGATCCCGAATCGTGTTCGACCTGACCGGGCCGGCCAAGATCGCCAATTCATACGTGCTGGAGGCGGCCAACGGCCAGCCGGCCCGGCTCGTGCTCGAGCTCGAGGAGGTCGATCGCGCCGCCTTCGTGCAGTCGCTGCCTCCGGACAGCCGCCCCGAATTGAGGCCCGCCATCGCCGACGCGCCGCCGGCGACGGTTCCCGCCGCCTCCGCCGAAGCGGCGCAGCAGAAAGCCGATGGCCGCCCCATCGTCGTGATCGATCCCGGTCATGGCGGCATCGACAACGGCACCCAGTCGAGCGGCGAGAGCGAGAAGAACCTGGTTCTGGCCTTCGGCCTGGCGCTCCGCGACAAGCTCGAAAAGGCCGGCAAATACCGTGTGGTGATGACGCGAGACGACGACACCTTCATCCCCCTCAATGACCGGACCAAGGTCGCCCGCAACCTCAAGGCCGCGCTGTTCGTCTCCATTCACGCCGACGCGCTGCCGCGCGCGGAAGGCGATGCGCAGGGCGCCACGATCTACACGCTGTCCGACAAGGCCTCCGACGCCGAGGCGCAGCGTCTGGCGGATGCGGAAAACCGGGCGGACGCAATCGCGGGTTTCAACCTCGCGGAGGAGCCGACCGATGTCGCCGACATCCTGATCGACCTCACCCAACGGGAAACCCGCACCTTTTCAAACCGTTTTGCCCGCCTCTTGATGGGCGAAATGAAGTCGACCGTGCGGATGCACAAGCATCCCCTGAAATCAGCCGGCTTCCGGGTGCTGAAGGCGCCTGACGTACCGTCGGTGCTGGTCGAGATCGGCTACGTCTCCAACAAGGGCGACCTCGAGCATTTGGTGTCCGATGGCTGGCGGTCGAAAGCCGTCGGCTCGATGGCGCAGGCGATCGACGGGTTCCTCGCCAAGCGCCTGGCGACGGCCGGACCGTCGAATTGA